AGCTGAGGGTATTCATTTTCAAATTGTAGGGTTTCAACCATATCGTAACAAAGCGAGAATAAGCGTTTGACTTCAGAAAAATTAGTGGATGTATTTCCAAATTGCTGTTTTCCATTAAGGGTATTAAGTGCAATGGTTTTGATAAAACTGGCTAGTTTTTTACCATTTTCTACTGCCAACTGTTTCAACAAATGCTTTTCGGCATTGGTAAAGACGATATTAACCGAACTGTGATTTTTAGCATAACGTTTGCGATACTGCTTTAGATACAATTTTCTAAAGGTTTTTCGTGCCTCTGTAATCTCTAAAGCAGTACCATGTTGTAATACACCTATCGCATCCAAATAGGCTTCAACATTGCTGTATGGAAACTCTTTTGTCTTCATTAGAATTCGATTTCAAATCCATGGTCTTTAGACACGTCTTGGCTGTCTACTTCTAGGGAATCAAGCCGTTCTTTGAGTTTATTGGATGTATTCTTTTCAGATTTAATAAGATGTTGTTTTTCAATAAGTTGATTGAAACGAGTTTCCTTAAAATGTATATCTCTTTCTATTCCATATCTTACTTCAGGAATGTATTCCTGATTTCCAAAAATAATCTTTGGAAATTGTCTCTGTGCTGATTCCAATTCATCAATAGAAAAAGCTCCCCATTCATCACAGATTGGCATATCGGGAACCAAACCACTTACATATCCAAAACACGTATTTGTTTCGGAGTTATATTCTGTTGCATACCATGTTGCCGAACCACAGGGGTCAAAAAATTTGGTAACGATAATAGGGTTTTTGTCTTCTGATTGATCGCCAATCTCAGTAAATCGTTTTTTTAATTCTTCTGTTATCAATTTCATAATTGTAAGGTTTTAATCGTCATTTATTTTTAAAGTTCCATTCCTGTTTCTTGGGAAAGCCCCTCGTTATCTTGCTCTAGTCCTTCCATACGTTCCTGAAATTGTTGCTCTTTTTCAGCCGCTTTTCGACTTTGGAATTCCCTATGAAGATCCATTGCGGATTCCTGCTCTTTCGCAATCTCCTTATTGCGTTTTTTCCGCTCTATTTCACGATGTTTACTACGCTCTTGCGCTATATCCTTCGTTTTTTTACTTTGGGTATAGCGCTGAACTCTGATCTCCAGTTTTAGAGACAAAAAGGTCAAACCATCTTCTGCCCACTGTAGAATTTTCCCTGGATCAAATAAGGTGCTTGTTTTAGCCATTGTCAGAGGTGTTTGAATCCGTATTACCAATAAACTCATCTACAGGAAGTAGTGGTGGCATTTGCTGGAAGCCACCTTGAATTGGTGGTGCTTGCTCTTCTGCCCACGTATTGATTTTCTTATTTTGGTAATACGCCTTAATGCGTTTTAAAAGCATTGGAGGTTGTCCACTACTAATAAAAATACCACCGTCTTTGGTATTTTTATGCATGACTTCCTGTGGGGTTAATACTTCCCTATGATGGGTACGATCATTTTCTTTATACGAATATTTCCCAAGGGATTTACTAATCTCTGTGGCTGTAGCCAAGTTTGTTCCTCCGAGATATAAAACACTGCCTGTGTTGGCTTTTAGAGTTTCTGCACCTTGTTGGGTATAGAGGTCTTGGCATTGACTAAAGGACTGATAACCCCATATTCCGTATGCTTTATACTTACGAATTTGAGAGCTAATAAAAGGAATAAACTGCTTGTTTTTGGTTTTCAAACTTCCCGCTTCATCCACTAAAAAAGCGATGACATTATCGGTTTTTGTAGGAATTCCAGCTTCAATAATTTGGGTAAACCATTCTTTGAGGAATAAGGAATTAAGCCCTTTGAGATAATCCTGTGCCATCACGCTACTTTGAATCCATAAAATACGTTTCTCATCACGATACGAACCCATATCTAATGTAGTACGTGCTGTGGTTTTTATGACGTTCTCATCTTGCCAATTCTTTAAAACTGAAAGTGTATTAGACAATGCAGAATTTAAAAATTTGGCATCGTTTTTTATCAGCCCTCGATAACTGGTATAGAGCATATCATCCCCATATTTTGCTACCAAGACATTCATTTTTTTTACGTTTGCCTGTATGAGTGTTACCAGATAGCGAACATTGTAAAGGTTGGTATATCTATTGGTGCCTAATTCTGCTTGTATGTACTTTAAAAGCCAAATCATCATTCCAATAATAGCTGAAGCGGTATTGTTCCAAATCGGTTCTTTGACATTAGTACCACCTTCAATAGCCACGAGTTCCTCTGAAAAACGGTTAATTCTATCTAATGGTAGGTTTTCGATAGGATTCCAACCGACTGTGGATTGGGTGGCATCGGCGAAATTGATAATATCCTCATCATAGCCCAATTCTTGTTCCATATAAGGCATCGCCATATCTCTTGCCTGTTTCGTTTGGTCAAAAACTACAAAGGAGGTATCCACCATTTTTGATGCACCAAATAATTGCTGTGCAAAAATTTTAGAAGTTTTACCAATACCAGTTTTTCCAATGAGTAAAAGTCCACCATGTAAACTTTGTTTCATGGAGATAAATTTCTCACCAATACGGATACCATTACCTTTGCGGTGTTTGTATTTCAAAACCTTTCTGGAATTACCCAGTTTGCCTTTGTAGGCGTGTTTTCCGCCGACAATCCATTGTAAAATGGCATCTAAACCATCACTTATACTATCTAAAATATCATGTATCATAATGTTGTTTTTTATTTTTTTGTTACTAATTACTTTATACTTATTACTATCTACTTTATACTATTTCAAATTCGTATCAATCAGCTTCTTAAATGCCCCATTAAAGGCGGTAAGGATCAGTTCACTTGCCCTAGTAAGGCAGTAAATAGCTATTAAAAATATTTTTAAAAAAAAGCCGAGTATTGTAAAAAATGTTTTCATCGTTATAGTTTTACCGTTTTTTGATTGCCAATAGTTAGGGTTCCACCTCGTGATTCAATAACAGCTCGATAAAGTGCTACCATCGCCGAGAAATGCTGTTCTTCTTCTGGACTTGGCAAGTGGATAAGTTCAACGTTTATACCCTTGTAGTTATCTGCAAGGCGAACCATAGATTCAAACCTTGCCTGTACATCCTTTGGGTATTTTAAAAGCCGACGTGCTTGTCTGGGGTCATAGATTGAGAAAATAGGACTATGTTCTTTTAAATCGGATATCAAAATAAGTTTACGAACACCTTGTTTTGAAGCTAGTCTATTAAGTTCGGTAACAATAGTACCAAAGATGGCTGAGTATTTTAGTGGCTTATCATTAACGCAATACTTGGCTAGAGTATCTCTGAACTGGGTGGATAATGCTCGGCGTGAACGACGTCTTGAATCCTCGTTTGAAAGCCATCCAGCACTAGATTTTGATAATGTAAATGCATGACGTTCTGTATAACGTGTGTCTATAATTGGGATATAGGATATTTCAATACCATCAAAAATATTGTCGCTTTCCAAGCGGTCTAATATAAAATCTGCTTTTGGGCGAAAACCATCCGCTTCACTTAAATCAACAGCTACAGTAAGTGAGTGTAGTGTCGATGGGGTCTGATTAGCACATCCTAAAACTAGGATGGCTAATACTGTTATTATTACTAAGTGTTGTAAATATTTCATTGTGATTTGTTTTAAAGGGTTATGAATTTGTATTTGGTTTATCGGTGTAATTTTGGAATTCTACGTTATCGAAATACGTCGTTAGTGGTGTTGGAGTTTCGGAAAAGGCATTGGGTTGCACCTTATCTTTACGTGTTATTAAATTCTCGTTACACCACATGGCAAAGGCTTTTAGATACTCGGCAGATATCACTTTTTCGTAGCTGTGAGCCATCAGTAATATCCCATCCAATTGACTGAGTTTGTCATTCTTCTCTTTCAGAAGTAGGGTCAATCGTGTTTCTGTATCCTTGAATTCTTTAGTTAGCGTTTTAATCTGGTCGCCAATCTTTTTATGATTGTAATAATCAGAGAAAGTCTGCTTGGTGGGTTTTGTCATCAATGTGAGTAATACACCACATAAAAAAAGTGTAAGGTTGATGATCAAGAAATTAAATTCAGAGGTATGTTCTGTGCCCTGTCCTAGATTAGCGTTATAGGATAGGCGTAGTGCAGAGAAGCTGTAGAGTAATCCAGATACAAAAGTGATAATCCCTAGGCCGACTAACCATTTCTTTAGTTTAGTATCAAACAGGCGTAAAACATCAGGGAAAATATGGGCGATTATAAAGAAACAAATCGCCAATCCTGCACTCGATACTAATGCTCCAAAACTATTGCTTGAGATTAACAGGAATATTTTGTAGTTAATCATTACTTCCGAAAATGAGAGTAGCACTAAGAAAAATAAAGCAATACGCCAGTTACGAATCAGATGTCCAAGATTGCTATCAAAATCACGCTCTTTCTTTTTTAGGACTCTAAGGTCTTCCTGTAAGTCCTCATGTTTAGAGGTGAGCATGGCTTCTTCTTTGGCATAGCTTTGCTCTATGGCTTGTTTATCGGTAACGGCTCGTTTTGCACCAATGGTTACGATTATATAAAATTCACTTTATAGTCATGAAAGAACATAGAAATATCCACTATTAAATATTCCTATGTCTTTATAAATTTTCAACTTATGTCATTTCCTTAAAACCCTTGTCATTATTGGAAAGTTCCAATGTTGGAACCTTTTTGTCGTGGTTTTAATAGTGTGTGCTGAATAAGTTCATTTATACGACCTTTGTAATAGAATTTTTATTTTTTCAACAGAAACATTATTTTAGTACCCATAAGAAAAACCATGA
This window of the Flavobacteriaceae bacterium genome carries:
- a CDS encoding DUF2958 domain-containing protein; this encodes MKLITEELKKRFTEIGDQSEDKNPIIVTKFFDPCGSATWYATEYNSETNTCFGYVSGLVPDMPICDEWGAFSIDELESAQRQFPKIIFGNQEYIPEVRYGIERDIHFKETRFNQLIEKQHLIKSEKNTSNKLKERLDSLEVDSQDVSKDHGFEIEF
- a CDS encoding type IV secretion system DNA-binding domain-containing protein → MIHDILDSISDGLDAILQWIVGGKHAYKGKLGNSRKVLKYKHRKGNGIRIGEKFISMKQSLHGGLLLIGKTGIGKTSKIFAQQLFGASKMVDTSFVVFDQTKQARDMAMPYMEQELGYDEDIINFADATQSTVGWNPIENLPLDRINRFSEELVAIEGGTNVKEPIWNNTASAIIGMMIWLLKYIQAELGTNRYTNLYNVRYLVTLIQANVKKMNVLVAKYGDDMLYTSYRGLIKNDAKFLNSALSNTLSVLKNWQDENVIKTTARTTLDMGSYRDEKRILWIQSSVMAQDYLKGLNSLFLKEWFTQIIEAGIPTKTDNVIAFLVDEAGSLKTKNKQFIPFISSQIRKYKAYGIWGYQSFSQCQDLYTQQGAETLKANTGSVLYLGGTNLATATEISKSLGKYSYKENDRTHHREVLTPQEVMHKNTKDGGIFISSGQPPMLLKRIKAYYQNKKINTWAEEQAPPIQGGFQQMPPLLPVDEFIGNTDSNTSDNG